One region of Wolbachia endosymbiont of Drosophila innubila genomic DNA includes:
- a CDS encoding oxidoreductase translates to MKNIMLIGGGVGNAVLFSIGKACLENNNKVLYFAGYKKLSDVFKRALIERASNAVIWACEEGLIETSRDQDKSFHGNIVDAIVSYQQGRLGINLNVIDKIITIGSDKMMKAVNEARKTILKPYLKSGHIAISSVNSPMQCMMKEICAQCVQQHINAKTGERSFVYSCSNQDQDMGCVDFDFLSERLKQNSLQEKLTAKWIDHVQRY, encoded by the coding sequence TAATTGGTGGTGGAGTTGGAAATGCAGTGTTATTTTCGATAGGGAAGGCATGTCTTGAAAATAATAACAAGGTTTTGTACTTTGCTGGCTATAAGAAGTTAAGTGATGTATTTAAACGAGCACTGATAGAGCGTGCATCAAATGCAGTAATTTGGGCATGTGAAGAAGGATTGATAGAAACAAGCAGAGATCAAGATAAATCCTTTCATGGTAATATAGTTGATGCAATAGTCTCTTATCAACAAGGAAGATTAGGTATTAATTTGAACGTTATAGATAAAATTATCACTATTGGTTCTGACAAAATGATGAAAGCTGTGAATGAAGCTAGAAAAACAATTTTAAAGCCATATCTGAAATCAGGCCACATAGCGATATCATCAGTTAATTCTCCTATGCAGTGTATGATGAAAGAAATCTGCGCTCAGTGTGTGCAGCAACATATAAATGCGAAAACAGGAGAAAGGAGTTTTGTTTATAGTTGCAGTAATCAAGACCAGGATATGGGGTGTGTTGATTTTGACTTTTTAAGTGAGCGCTTGAAGCAAAATAGTTTACAAGAAAAACTTACTGCAAAATGGATAGATCATGTTCAAAGATATTAA
- a CDS encoding 5-formyltetrahydrofolate cyclo-ligase, with amino-acid sequence MFKDIKQHKKEIREQYRAIRKDIDESYSSYAANSLINLFNQNLSYVKGKTIAAYIPMDEEIDVVPLMHSLLDLDYKVAIPNKNKLLKFEEWNKTNEDVIPDTIITPVIAFDDHFNRLGFGGGWYDTMIEKLRPLGKIFIGVAYEKQYCKDLPVEKHDQKLDIIITEMCVRCGSGLLKKVDKKE; translated from the coding sequence ATGTTCAAAGATATTAAACAGCACAAAAAGGAAATAAGAGAGCAATATAGAGCTATAAGAAAAGATATTGATGAAAGTTATTCCAGTTATGCGGCAAATTCCCTTATTAATCTCTTTAATCAGAACTTAAGCTACGTTAAAGGCAAAACAATAGCAGCTTACATTCCAATGGATGAGGAAATAGATGTTGTGCCTTTGATGCATAGTTTACTCGATTTAGATTATAAAGTAGCAATTCCTAATAAAAATAAGTTACTAAAATTTGAGGAATGGAACAAAACAAATGAAGACGTAATTCCCGACACAATCATTACTCCTGTTATTGCTTTTGATGATCATTTTAATAGATTGGGTTTTGGCGGTGGTTGGTATGATACAATGATAGAAAAACTGCGGCCACTTGGAAAAATATTTATAGGTGTAGCCTATGAGAAACAATATTGTAAAGATTTACCTGTAGAAAAACATGATCAAAAATTGGATATTATAATCACTGAGATGTGTGTTAGATGTGGAAGTGGATTGCTCAAAAAAGTGGA